Proteins encoded in a region of the Zea mays cultivar B73 chromosome 2, Zm-B73-REFERENCE-NAM-5.0, whole genome shotgun sequence genome:
- the LOC103648310 gene encoding uncharacterized protein — protein MDLWGGGHCFAPMILSSVARQQSDRRTIMDPRSAPTWACPSVAVAAFYGTMGRRIWLGNAMLLASAAMTGVMVGVGGGSGRHRHRHRLARLVFLGANTLFLPVVSYVVSTLRDSANDYVNKEDGTTLAALCHSVFHPCMVITWAFLVQMAATSAASAAGSREVEGRTKAAGPPWELLVKAVWTFYLGASITNKRFFRGLFRVSPSANHGPLTLICSKVMFAPFLLICAKIWIKCYSFRKARKSFALGRNPGLVFGYMEELQRVRRSQRQRGGTTTTAVGDGDQDAVLPPPLLVMGEDSKPVKKRPRGYVFSDAWTMPTDGGSTAGLVTLDRVWELDSVAPTSKDLCLSFALFKLLRCRFARYDDDIADVVGRGGATGHDEPLWTSLLLKDDDGDEQHGSRVFRVIADELSFVHDYYNSSLPTSYAKCWLPAVSVLVSLMSIGYCAVAAYFIAAFAGEVHRRGRGQINCEFWCSGGPTEPVSRLRKKEFGSLYFDVLPEFLLLVLVVIAEARDIASYACSNWTKVAIICHHVRREQEARPRRRRWFALLLLRCRCQKVVSSCWEEKMGQCSVLLALRPTAAAGANFLGRLSRRVFRHLPDEKVKVEVPAAVKACVVDALTRATTTAARQVGVGGGAASLQRSQAGKGFLWACNGRTMSTADVMLTWHIATCVFEVRHPCCRWEDTDTEQGSSSPRVVVPVVEHRSAATHLSRYCAYLMTWAPELLPDEVAWTKSLYEAVKEDAERVLDAARAASAAPAPPLMMPDDEYQDLVALLSERSSHVVVKNGARLGRQLVELVEGEETAWAILAGFWAEMILYVAPSNNLKGHRKAIARGGELVTLLWALLFHAGIHTRPASGVGV, from the coding sequence ATGGATTTGTGGGGCGGCGGCCATTGCTTTGCTCCAATGATCCTCAGTTCTGTAGCTCGGCAACAATCAGATAGACGTACGATCATGGATCCACGGAGCGCCCCTACCTGGGCATGCCCCAGCGTCGCCGTGGCGGCCTTCTACGGCACCATGGGCCGGCGGATATGGCTGGGGAACGCCATGCTCCTCGCGAGCGCGGCCATGACAGGAGTCATGGTGGGGGTAGGCGGCGGCTCcggccgccaccgccaccgccaccgcctcgccCGCCTCGTCTTCCTCGGAGCCAACACGCTGTTCCTGCCCGTCGTCTCCTACGTCGTCTCCACGCTCCGCGACAGCGCCAACGACTACGTCAACAAAGAGGACGGCACGACCCTGGCGGCGCTGTGCCACTCGGTGTTCCACCCGTGCATGGTCATCACGTGGGCGTTCCTCGTCCAGATGGCGGCCACCagcgccgcctccgccgccgGCAGCAGAGAAGTCGAAGGCCGGACGAAGGCGGCGGGCCCGCCCTGGGAGCTGCTCGTCAAGGCCGTCTGGACCTTCTACCTCGGCGCCAGCATCACCAACAAGCGCTTCTTCCGCGGCCTCTTCCGCGTCTCCCCCAGCGCCAACCACGGGCCGCTCACGCTCATCTGCTCCAAGGTCATGTTCGCGCCTTTCCTCCTCATCTGTGCCAAGATCTGGATCAAGTGCTACTCGTTCCGGAAGGCGCGGAAGTCCTTCGCGCTGGGGCGCAACCCTGGCCTTGTTTTCGGGTACATGGAGGAGCTACAGCGAGTGAGAAGAAGCCAGCGGCAGCGTGGTGGGACGACGACGACAGCCGTAGGTGATGGTGATCAGGACGCGGTACTTCCTCCTCCTCTCCTGGTCATGGGAGAAGACAGCAAGCCGGTGAAGAAGCGGCCTCGGGGGTACGTGTTCAGCGACGCATGGACAATGCCCACTGACGGCGGCAGCACTGCTGGCTTGGTGACCCTCGACAGAGTGTGGGAGCTGGACAGCGTGGCTCCGACGTCCAAAGACCTATGCCTGTCCTTCGCGTTGTTCAAGCTGCTGAGATGCCGGTTCGCGAGGTACGATGACGACATCGCTGACGTCGTCGGCCGCGGCGGCGCAACGGGGCACGACGAGCCTTTATGGACGAGCCTGCTGCTGAAGGACGACGATGGCGATGAGCAACACGGCAGCAGGGTGTTCAGGGTGATCGCTGACGAGCTCTCGTTCGTCCACGACTACTACAACTCGTCCCTACCGACGTCGTATGCTAAGTGCTGGCTACCAGCCGTGAGCGTGCTCGTCTCGCTCATGAGCATCGGCTACTGCGCCGTGGCCGCGTACTTCATCGCCGCGTTTGCGGGCGAGGTGCACAGGCGCGGCCGCGGGCAGATCAACTGCGAGTTCTGGTGCAGCGGCGGGCCAACCGAGCCGGTGAGCCGGCTGCGGAAGAAAGAGTTCGGGAGCCTGTACTTCGACGTGCTGCCGGAGTTCCTGCTGCTGGTCCTGGTCGTAATCGCTGAGGCGAGGGACATCGCTTCCTACGCCTGCTCCAACTGGACCAAAGTGGCCATCATATGCCACCACGTGAGACGTGAACAAGAAGCAAGACCTCGCCGCCGACGATGGTTTGCTCTGCTTCTCTTGCGGTGCAGGTGCCAGAAGGTCGTGAGCAGCTGCTGGGAGGAGAAGATGGGGCAGTGCTCGGTACTGCTGGCGCTTCGCCCAACGGCGGCCGCGGGAGCGAACTTCCTTGGCCGTCTCAGTCGTCGCGTGTTCCGTCACCTGCCAGACGAGAAGGTGAAGGTCGAGGTGCCAGCAGCGGTGAAGGCTTGCGTCGTGGACGCGCTAACAAGAGCCACGACGACGGCCGCGCGCCAGGTAGGCgtgggcggcggcgcggcgtcCCTGCAGCGAAGCCAGGCCGGAAAGGGTTTCCTCTGGGCGTGCAACGGCAGGACGATGAGTACAGCCGACGTGATGCTTACATGGCACATCGCCACCTGCGTCTTCGAGGTGAGGCACCCTTGCTGCCGCTGGGAGGATACAGATACAGAGCAGGGTTCTTCTTCCCCGCGGGTAGTAGTTCCGGTCGTCGAGCATAGGAGCGCCGCCACTCATCTGTCACGGTACTGCGCGTACCTCATGACCTGGGCCCCGGAGCTTCTCCCTGACGAGGTCGCATGGACCAAGAGCTTGTATGAAGCTGTCAAGGAGGATGCTGAGCGTGTCCTCGACGCCGCCCGTGCCGCCAGCGCCGCCCCGGCCCCGCCGTTGATGATGCCTGACGATGAGTACCAGGATCTGGTGGCGTTGCTTAGCGAGAGGTCCAGTCATGTGGTAGTGAAGAATGGCGCGAGGCTCGGAAGGCAGCTGGTGGAGTTGGTCGAGGGCGAGGAGACAGCGTGGGCAATCCTAGCAGGGTTCTGGGCGGAGATGATCCTGTACGTGGCGCCATCCAACAATCTCAAAGGACACAGAAAGGCCATCGCCCGTGGTGGAGAGCTCGTCACTCTCCTCTGGGCGCTGCTCTTCCATGCTGGCATACATACTAGGCCTGCTAGTGGGGTTGGTGTTTAA
- the LOC103648311 gene encoding uncharacterized protein, with amino-acid sequence MDPCPFVRVLVGNLALKMPASASPATPRASGSGVHPTAARCHCRIRLNKMPYQTASAPLLPATEDGPASCTAAFAAAFHVSKADLDRAAARPAAALLLAARRRRTARLKVAVYAGRGGGVSASCGGGGATSGRLLGKVVLPLDLRAAMAKPVVFHSGWVAVGSRRGKAAAAASSSARAQLSITVRAEPDPRFVFQFDGEPECSPQVLQVKGSMKQPMFTCRFSCRSSSDLRSRSVQSDPGARNWLAKLGSERERAGKERKGWSVTVHDLSGSPVALASMVTPFVASPGTDHVSRSSPGAWLILRPADGTWAPWGRLECWRGRGDTLGYRFELVPGHATGGAGVCVAEASVPASRGGRFAIDLTAAAQPFWCSSSGDMGHGIWPFGGFVMSAAVQGEGRCSRPTVEVGVAHVGCAEDAAAFVALAAAVDLSMDACRLFSCKLRRELSTASRAEFLR; translated from the exons ATGGACCCGTGCCCGTTCGTGCGGGTGCTGGTCGGCAACCTGGCGCTGAAGATGCCAGCATCGGCGTCGCCGGCGACCCCGCGCGCGTCCGGCTCCGGCGTGCACCCGACCGCGGCGCGCTGCCACTGCCGCATCCGCCTCAACAAGATGCCCTACCAGACGGCGTCCGCGCCGCTGCTGCCGGCCACGGAGGACGGCCCGGCGTCGTGCACGGCCGCCTTCGCCGCCGCCTTCCACGTCTCCAAGGCCGACCTGGACCGGGCCGCCGCCAGGCCGGCCGCGGCGCTGCTCCtcgccgcgcgccgccgccgcaccGCGCGCCTCAAGGTGGCCGTGTACGCCGGCCGCGGCGGGGGCGTGAGCGCgtcctgcggcggcggcggcgccacgTCGGGTAGGCTGCTCGGCAAGGTCGTCCTCCCGCTCGACCTCAGGGCTGCCATGGCCAAGCCCGTCGTATTCCACAGCGGCTGGGTCGCCGTCGGCAGCCGCCGCGgcaaggcggcggcggcggcctcctCCTCCGCGCGCGCGCAGCTCAGCATCACCGTCCGCGCCGAGCCTGACCCCAGGTTCGTGTTCCAGTTCGACGGCGAGCCCGAGTGCAGCCCGCAGGTGCTCCAGGTGAAGGGCAGCATGAAGCAGCCCATGTTCACGTGCAGGTTCTCCTGCCGCAGCAGCAGCGACCTGCGCTCGCG GTCCGTGCAGTCTGATCCGGGCGCGCGCAACTGGCTGGCGAAGCTGGGGTCGGAGCGCGAGCGCGCGGGGAAGGAGCGCAAGGGGTGGTCGGTGACGGTGCACGACCTGTCGGGGTCGCCGGTGGCGCTGGCGTCGATGGTGACGCCGTTCGTGGCGTCCCCGGGTACGGACCACGTGAGCCGGTCCAGCCCGGGCGCCTGGCTcatcctgcgccccgcggacgggACCTGGGCGCCGTGGGGCCGCCTCGAGTGCTGGCGCGGGCGCGGCGACACCCTCGGCTACCGCTTCGAGCTGGTGCCCGGCCACGCCACGGGGGGCGCCGGCGTCTGCGTCGCCGAGGCCAGCGTCCCGGCCTCCCGCGGCGGGCGCTTCGCCATCGACCTCACGGCGGCGGCGCAGCCGTTCTGGTGCAGCAGCAGCGGCGACATGGGCCACGGCATCTGGCCCTTCGGCGGCTTCGTGATGTCGGCGGCGGTCCAGGGGGAAGGCCGCTGCAGCAGGCCCACCGTGGAGGTGGGCGTCGCGCACGTCGGGTGCGCCGAGGACGCCGCGGCCTTCGtcgccctcgccgccgccgtcgacctCAGCATGGACGCGTGCCGCCTCTTCTCGTGCAAGCTGCGCAGGGAGCTGTCGACGGCGTCCCGCGCCGAGTTTCTCCGGTGA